cggagttacgagcagagagatatTACCTTTTTAGTGAGGGCTGTACCATAGTTGCGAAAATGAGTTTTGAAGATGAACACATGAGCTTCTCTTCCTTAACACTCTCCACTCCActtataaaaatatgttttaagaaACACTATCACTCCAAACACGCCTTAAGTCCACATGCACAATGTATAATGTCCAAATTGTCCTTTATCTAAGTGGTAATTACAACAATGCCACTTGGTTCATTTCCAACTAATTACCCAATTCTATTTAAGGCTTCTAGTACACATACAATAATGCTTAGGTTAatatgggatattacattctcccccccttaaatagaattcttcCTCGAATTCTTTCCAATCACCATGATAACAAGCTCCTCACATCTTCTTCCAACGAGGGGATGAATGTTCCTTACATTTCTCCTTTGGATACCCTCATGACTTCCATTGAAAGTAGTTCCATCCAAGAAACACAACTCATATATACACATGTGTCCGAACACTCTTGACTGGGACCACAGTCTACACACAATAtgtatttgatgaaaatttacattATTAAAGTTTTTGTGTGAACTAGATTATGATCGATGTCTCCTCTGTTTCTTTTAGGCTTAACATCAATGGTGAACATTCCAAACTGATGAAGACCAAAAGAGGCATAAGATAGGGGTATCCCATATCCCTTTTCCTCTTTGTGCTGGTCATGGAGTATATAAGCAGGCTCCTCCATAGAATGCAGTTGAATCCCAACTTCAATCATCACTCCAAATGTAAGAAGTTGGCTATAACCCACCTAACCTTTACGAACGACATACTCTTATTCACTAGGGTAGACAAGGGATCTGTGGAGCTGATTTTACAGGCTATGAATACCTTTTACTGTTCCACAGAAACCCCACAAAGTGCAATGTTTATTTTGGAGCTGTTGAGGAGAAGAGAAAACAGGCAATCCTGGGCACTACAGGGTTCAATGAAGGTAAGCTACCTTTTAGATACTTGGGTGTGCCCCTCACTAGTAAGAAGCTATCCTTGAATCATTACCTTCCTCTCATTGAGAAAATCTTAAGCAGAATACATCATTGGAGATCCAGGCTTTTAAGTATTGCAGGGAGAACTCAACTAGTCAAAGCTATTGGTTTCTCTATTGCAAATTACTGGCTGTAGTGCTTTCCCATGCCCAAAGTAGTCATTCAAAAAATTCATGTTGCCTGCAGAATTTTCATCTGGACTGGGGGAACATCTCCTAGTAGAAAGAGTCCTTTGGCTTGGGAAAAGATGAGTAAGCCCATAAAGCACGAGGGATTAAACATTCTAAATTTGGAAATATGGAACCAAATCACTATGATAAAGCTTTTGTGGAACCTATGCAGGAAGCAAGACTTCCTATGGGTGAAATAGATgcatttctattttttaaaagagCAAGACATGATGACTATGGAAGTGAGTAAAAGTTCACCTTAGATCAACAAAGGTATTATGAAAGCCAGACAAAGAATACAAGAGGTGCAAAATTATTGGGAGGCTAGCCTTGAGGGCAACAAATTTACAATGGGGACTGTGTATAAGTTGTTGCATAATACGCGGATAACAGTTGAGTGGTATGTTCTTATAGCAGGAAATAATGCTAAGCCTAGGGTTGTTACTTGCTTATGGCTTGCTTGCCATAGGCGGTTAGCAACTAAGGATCGCCTGGTAAAATGGGGATTGATTACTGAAGTTAAGCGTTGTCCCTGTAATGAGGTAGAAAGGATAAATCATTTGCTCTTTGGTTGTGCCAAAATGAAACAGATTTGGAGGAGTATTTTACAATGGATTCAAGTTGAGCACCAACCTCTCCCGTGGGATGATGAAGTTAAATGGCTGACTACCTATTgtggaggaaaaggaaaaagagtGTGGATCATGCGAGTTGCAATAGCAAAAACCATATATCATTGTTGGAAGTTGAGAAATGCTATTTGTTTTGAGAATCATATAGATTGTGAAAacattgtaaataatattatagaAGCCATTATACATAGGAGTTGGCATTGTAAAAGATATAGAGAGTACACTACACAATTGATGATGTAACTGTGTAGTTAGGTTGGACCTCTTGGTCACCTTGTATCCCAACTATTTTTTGAATCAATcaacatatttttattgatttaaattttttttttttcattttaagatTTGAATCTCTTTgaaatagattttttttgtttaaattctaATCTAACACACAGTCCATTTATATTCCAAGATTCTTAATCAAAAACGTAAAAAAAAGGCACAAATTTGCTTTGATTTATAATTGGATTACAATTTATAATTTAAAGATCCGATACATATTCAAAGTTTGTAATATGGAAAAAAAGTGATAGTAAGTGAGTCATTTGAGGCTAGTAACACACCGCATAAAACTAATTAGTCAAGtgtaattgttagaacaagatttgttctgatcaatattcttagttttgatgataacaaggatatgaattttgtgtgagataatgtggtactctaatacattgcaatttccatttcaggaaatatataaagagtatgcacaaatcagcgctcagaagctttgtctcagaaggttcagcatgcaacatcagaacatggtctggcaagacatcagaagatggtcaaggcagaatcagaacatgggtctatggaagcattagaagaacttgagatcagaagcagaagcactgaagttctcatggtatcacgctcagaagcacttcaaggtcagaagacaagaagatgatatgcaccaagctgtttgactctgatgatattcaaatattatattcacaaacatcagatcagaaaaaagtacaggtggcaggctacgctgactgacaaaaggaacgttggaagctattaaaggcaacgtcagtagacacagcgtgaacaaggctcgaggtagttgacaaaagcgtgaaacattaaatgcaatgctgtacggaatacgcaaagcattaaatgcgcccaacggtcatcttctcaaacgcctataaatatgaagttctgatgtgaagcaaggttgacaatttgctaacaattaacttgctgaaatgttgttcaaattcaaagctcagaaacttcatcttcatcaaagctcactacattgctgttgtaatatattagtgagattaagcttaaacgttaagagaaatatcactgttgtgattatagcttttcagaagcatttgtaatactcttagatttgattattaatttgtaagtaactagagtgatcaagtgttgatcaggatactctaggaagtcttagcttgtgtctaag
The Vicia villosa cultivar HV-30 ecotype Madison, WI linkage group LG6, Vvil1.0, whole genome shotgun sequence genome window above contains:
- the LOC131613182 gene encoding uncharacterized protein LOC131613182, encoding MGTVYKLLHNTRITVEWYVLIAGNNAKPRVVTCLWLACHRRLATKDRLVKWGLITEVKRCPCNEVERINHLLFGCAKMKQIWRSILQWIQVEHQPLPWDDEVKWLTTYCGGKGKRVWIMRVAIAKTIYHCWKLRNAICFENHIDCENIVNNIIEAIIHRSWHCKRYREYTTQLMM